A region from the Benincasa hispida cultivar B227 chromosome 12, ASM972705v1, whole genome shotgun sequence genome encodes:
- the LOC120067831 gene encoding putative clathrin assembly protein At4g02650, whose protein sequence is MQRRFRRVLTTVKENCSVGYAKIVTASGYSDVDLIVIKATASNDSPLPEKYVQELLTIFAFSPPSYRSFTLSFSRRFRKTRCWRVGLKCLLLLHRLLQSVLDNTEFRLHLLRSRANGSISFHQHQIREDEDYSSFIRSYARLLDESLNSDLFYYTKTPDDSSGNEANGTISSRINEINRVIEISKPMQNLIDKVIDCKPVGRAAQSFTVRLAMKHIVRESFNCYQSLSREIDSTEDSLLQLPYRSCIAAMEIYKKAGIQADRLSELYDWCKLMEVCSIHEFPDINRIPEARIEALEASVGRMWQVTESSSSCTSSSASKSSTTGSPATGSENGVKERTRGKPLMELEERSWEDLLEASASFTLEWDSFWECNREAERMEFFDPPLNPFHHHSFFPTNTTK, encoded by the coding sequence ATGCAGAGGAGATTCCGGCGAGTTCTCACCACTGTCAAAGAAAATTGTTCCGTCGGCTACGCCAAAATCGTCACAGCCAGTGGATATTCCGACGTCGATCTCATAGTCATCAAAGCCACCGCTTCAAATGACTCACCGTTGCCGGAAAAGTACGTTCAAGAGCTTCTCACAATCTTCGCCTTCTCTCCCCCGTCGTATCGATCCTTTACCCTCAGCTTTTCCCGTCGATTTCGAAAAACTCGCTGCTGGCGAGTTGGACTCAAATGTCTGCTTCTCCTCCACAGATTGCTCCAATCAGTCCTCGACAACACTGAATTCCGATTACACCTTCTTCGCAGCCGAGCTAATGGCTCGATTTCTTTCCATCAGCACCAAATCCGTGAGGATGAAGATTATTCCTCTTTCATCAGATCCTACGCTCGGTTGCTCGATGAATCTCTGAATTCCGATTTATTCTATTACACAAAAACACCAGATGATTCATCTGGAAACGAAGCGAACGGAACAATTTCGAGTAGAATCAACGAAATTAACAGAGTAATTGAAATATCGAAACCGATGCAGAACCTAATCGACAAAGTAATCGATTGCAAACCGGTTGGGAGAGCAGCACAAAGCTTCACAGTTCGATTAGCGATGAAGCACATAGTCCGCGAGAGCTTCAATTGTTATCAATCCCTCAGTCGGGAGATCGATTCAACCGAAGACAGTCTTCTTCAACTACCGTACCGGAGTTGCATAGCGGCGATGGAAATATACAAGAAGGCCGGCATTCAAGCAGACCGACTCTCGGAGCTTTACGATTGGTGCAAGTTGATGGAAGTGTGCAGCATTCATGAATTCCCTGACATCAATCGTATACCGGAAGCGCGGATCGAAGCCCTAGAAGCATCCGTGGGGAGGATGTGGCAGGTGACGGAATCTTCGTCTTCGTGTACCAGCTCGAGCGCATCAAAGTCGTCGACGACGGGTTCTCCGGCAACGGGGAGTGAGAATGGAGTGAAGGAGAGGACAAGGGGGAAGCCATTGATGGAGTTAGAAGAAAGGAGTTGGGAAGATTTGCTTGAGGCTTCTGCTTCGTTTACGTTGGAATGGGATTCCTTTTGGGAATGCAATCGAGAGGCAGAAAGAATGGAATTCTTCGACCCTCCTCTTAATCCCTTCCACCATCATTCTTTCTTTCCAACAAATACAACAAAATAA